In the genome of Halosolutus amylolyticus, the window GTAGAGTACGCACGAGACCTCCCGTCACCGCAGTCCGAAATCTTCTTCGGACAGCTCGGCGGCGCGATGGGGCGGGTCCCGGCGGACGCGACGGCGTTTCCCCACCGCGACGCGGAGTACGGGATGAACGTCCACACGCGCTGGGAGGATCCCGCGGACGACGATCGGTGTATCGCCTGGTCCCGGGAGTTCTTCGACGCCATGGCCCCGTACGCGACCGGCGGTGTCTACGTGAACTTCATTAGCGAGCGCGAGGGCGAAGAGAACCTCGCCTACGGCGAGAACCAGGATCGACTGGCCGACCTGAAGACGAAGTACGATCCGGAGAACCTGTTCCGGATGAACCAGAACGTCGAACCGGCCACGTGACGAACGTGGCCGTCAGTAGCTATTGAGTTCTAGACGTCCCCTATCGGCGGAACCAGCACCGACGGGATCGAATCACGGGCGGCTCGATACGACGTAGGATCGCTAGCGGCTCGAACCGATCCATCCCCATCAGCCTCGTGGCCGCGTCGTTCGGAGACGACGTACTGGACCTCGACGACCAGCGGGTCGTCGCTGTGGGGACTGATCGCCTCGTGGAGGCGACCGGCGAGCCCCGGATCCGTCCCGGGATCCTGTCCGGTGACCGTAACGACGATCCGCTCGACCGACTGGATCGGGTACTCCCCGTCGAGTTCGACTTCGACGTCGTCGAGTTCGCGATCGGCGTACTCGGGTTCCGCGAGCACCGTCTCGGCCTCGTCCTCGGCCGCCGACTCGAGTTCGGTCGTGTGGAAATCCAGCAGGGTGACGCTGGCGAGCGGCGCGGTGAGCACCAGCAGCCCGATCCCGAAGATCGCCGCGTAGGTGTACGTCGGCGTCCGGGTCGGCGACACCTCGAACAGCCCCTGGGGCCGGTAGCCGGCGATCCAGAGCGTGGCCAGTGCGGCGAGGTTGATCGACAGGACGTTCACGATAACGAGTACCCCCGCACCGATCGCCGCGCCGTACATCCCCCAGGCGACCGTGATCCCGACCGCGGCCGACGGCGGAATGAGTGCGGCGGCGATCATGACGCCGACGATCGCCTCCGAAAACCCCCGCGTGAGGCTCAGGATCCCGGCGATCCCGGCGCCGAGCGCCACCGCGAGCGAGAACAGGTTGGGCGCGACCCGTTCCTGGAGTTCGGTGGCGACGACGATGTCGACCCCCGCGGGTTCGAGCCCCGCGAGGCGGGCGAGCGCGGCGAGTCCGATCGAGGCGAGGACGACTATCGTCACCCCGACGGCCTGGTAGGAAAAGCCGGTCGCCTTGAGCCGGTCGTCGCCGGTGACGATGCCAACGTTGGCGGCGAGCGCGGGACCGAGAAGCGGCGCGATGACCATCGCGCCGATCACGACCGCGGGCGAATCGGCCAGCAGTCCCGACGTCGCGACGACGGCGCTGATAAGCAGCATGACCGCGTAGATCGCGAAGGGCGGCGTGAGTTCGTCGGCCTTCGTGCGAAGCACCTGTCTGGACGTGCGCGCACCCACCTGACTGCCGTGGGCATACTGGTCCCGGAGCGTCGCGAACTGTTCGGAGATGACCGTCTCGGCGTCGATCACGACGACGCTGGCCTCGTCCCCGATGCCGACCCGTTTCAGCCGATCGAGCAGCGGTTCGACGGCCTGCGTCGGGACCGGAAATCGGACGACGGCGGCGTACCCCCTGCCACTGGTCTCGTCGCTGACGACGTAGTCGATCCCCTCGTCCTCGAGGATTTCGAGTACGGCCGGTCGCTTCCCCTTCGGGACCGTGATCTCCAGATAGCGCATACTGGAGCCACTATAGACCCACAGATAGTATCGGGGGTGGCAGCGGACAGCACCCTCAGTCGCCGGTGGCGACGATCCCGCAGGCGATCGCGTCAGGGTCGACGAGCTCCTCGCCGTCGATCGCGTCCGGATCGAGCACCAGGATCGTGTCGTCGGGCATCCCCTCCTCGACCTGTACCGTCCGGCCCAGGGCGCTCTCGATGTCGTCGACGTCGTCGATTTCGGACTCGCGTTCGGCGAGTCGGTCGGCGTTGGCCCGCGAGAGGACGAAGACGAAGTCGGCCGGGGCGGTGCTGTCGGTTTCGGCCGCCTCCAGCAACTCGGACAGCGAGTCGGTGCGCACCGCCTCGAGCGAGCGGATCGTCACGCGCTCGGTGTCGGAGCCGGGGGCGTTCGCCGACTGCGTGCGCAGCTGTGCGGACAGTTCCTCGAAATCGGTCGTGGCGTCGATCGGCGCATCCGTACTCGAGCCCATACCGCCGCTCCGGCGTCGTCGTCCGTGACGGTGTGGCTGGCACATTCCGGCGGGCGTCAACCCGCGCAGGACGGCACGTACCGGTCCCCCGGCGCCTACTGGTAGTCGGGCAGTCGATCGGAGCGATCGGAGCCCTCGACGAACGGTAACTCGGTCACCGTCGCGGGGACCTCCTCGCCGCCGACGCGGACCGTCAGGTCGTCGCGCTCGAGTCCGTACTCGACGATCGCGAGCGCGACGACCGCCTCGAGAAGGGGACTGACGTCGGCACGGGTTACCTCGCCGATCGAGGCGTCGCCGTCGAAGACGGCCGCGCCGGCGTCGGGGACTGGCGCTTCATCGCTCTCGGCCCCAGTCTCGCCCTCGATCGTCAGCCCGATCAGCCGTCGGCTCGGCTGGCCCCGGTTCTCGACGCGGGAGACGACCTCCTGGCCGACGTAACAGCCTTTCTCGAAGTCCAGGGCGTTGCGGAGGCCGAGCACGTTCGGGATCGTTCCCTCGAGTTCGGTGTGGAACAACGGCGATCCGGCCTCGAGACAGAGCGTGTCCCACGTCCGGTAGCCGAACGGCGCGGCGTTGAGCCCGTGGTTCAGCAGGGTGTCGTAGACGGCCTCGGCGTCGTCGGCCGCACAGATCACCTCGTAGCTCTCCTCGCCAGTGAGCGCGTCGGTTCGAATGACGGTGACGCCCTCGTCGCCCATCGTTCCGCGAACGAACGAGTAGCGCCGATCGGGCGAGCCAGCTTTGTTGAGGACGCTCGCGATCTTCTCAGTGGCCTTCGGGCCGTGGATCCCGAAGATGGCGTAGTCCTCGGTGGCGACCCGGATGTCGACGTCCTGAATGAACACCTTCTCGGACCACTCCTCGGCGAGGTCCTCGGCCTCGGACGGCGGCGTAAAGAGCAGGAGTCGCTCACCGGCGTTGTAGACGTAGAGTTCGACCTCGATCCCGCCCTGTGGATCGAGTACGAGCGCGTAACAGCCCTGACCGTCCTCGTCGGGGACCCGGTTCGAGACGACGTTGTCGACGTACTCGACCCGATCGTCGCCCTCGACGACGATCACGCCGTAGGCCGCCTCGAGCAGTCCGGCGCCGTTGCGAACGGCGCGGTGCGTTCGCTCCGGCCGCCCGTAGTGGTCGACGATCGTTCGGCCGTCGCGCTCGCCGAAGGTCCCCCCGAGATCGGTGTGGATAGACTCGATGACGCTCATACCTCCACAGAGGTGCCTGGCCCCCACAGGCGTTTCGATTCAAAAAGGAATGCGTTCGCGAAGCCACTCGCCGATCGACTGTTCGGGTTCCTCCTCGGCGGGCGCGTCGGGGACGACCCGCTCGTCCGGTTTGATCACCGTCTCGTCGGGATTGGACTCGACGACGATCAGGTCGTCCGCCTTCAGCGTGCCGAGGGCTTCCTCGAGTTCGTCGATGTCGACCTCGACGGCCGCCCGGAGTTCGAAGACGCCCATCCCCTCCTCGGACCGATCGACGAGTGCATCGAGTACCGCGACCTCCGTCTGTGCGCGGTTCCGGTACTCCCGCTTTGCTTTCATCCAGGTATACATTCGACGACCCGGGATTTGACGTTTGCCGTTCGGGTGATCGCCGGCGACGGCCGTACTGGTGACGCTCCCGATCGCGTCGAGTCACTGGAAGAGACAGTCCACGTGGCCGAAATAAGTATGCAGTACGTTTTTTATGCCATGACTGGGTACGGTGTGACAATGGTCCTGCGATGTTCGCTGCTCGGACACGACTACGGCGAGCCCGAGGTCGAACGCGAGCGCGAAGAACGGGGCAGTGAGGTCGTCGTGACCGTCCAGGAGTACGAGGAGTGTGCCCGCTGTGGCGACAGACACGTCATCAGCGAGAACACCGAGGTGACGAGCCTCAGTACCGGGACGGACGCCGACCCACGACCCGACGAACCCGACGCCGACGCGGAGGACGCCCAGTTCATCGACGCCGAGGCGGACGCCGACCCCACCGCCTCCGACGCCGACGACGACGACCTCGACGTCCCCACGGACGAGAACGGAGAGCCGGTCACGGACGACGGCGAAATACTCGAGGACGACACCGACGACGCCCGTGACGACCGCGACCGCGGGCACGGCGAGTGGCCCGATTCCGACGACGTCGGGCCGCCGATCGGTGCCGAGAACGAACCCGAGGAGTGGCCCGACTCCGAGGAGTCCGAACCGATCGACGACGCCGTCGTGCTCGAGTCGGACGCGACGACGGACCCCGGGGACGAGTCCGACCCCGTCGGCGTCGACGCGGAACCGCCGGACGCCGAGACGATCGAGGCCGAGCACGGTGGCGAGGTCGCAGCCGGGGCCGCCGAGTCGGGGACCGGTATCGAGCGCGCCACCGCCGCACCCGCGCCGACCGAGAGTCGGGAGGGGCCCGACGAGGACGCCCCGACCGAACTCTACTGTCCGGGCTGTGGGTACGTCGCGGGGACCGATCGCAGTTCGCTCCGAACCGGCGACATCTGTCCGGAGTGTCGGAAGGGGTATCTCAGCGAACGAGAGCAGTAGCCGGCACGCGGGGCGGCCGCCACCCAGAATCGCCGTTTTCGGGTCTACAGGACCCCGGAATCGCCAGCATCCGAAAGCGCCGACCCGATCGCGACGGCCGGCCGATCGAACGGCGTCGCACCCCCGATGTCGACCTGTCATACCGCCGTACCGTCGACTATGAAAAGAGGTAAACACTCCGCCGTGTATTCCCTAATCCATGAAGGAGTACAAGATGCGCCGCGGTGAATATCTCGAAGAGCGAATCCCCGATATGGAAGCGACCATCGAGGACTACTTCGGTCCGATCACCGGCACCGAGGAGTACAAGGGGACTGAGCTGTACGTCATCGGGGAACCCGACAACCCCGTTTTCGAGAAAGTCGTCGTCGGGGCCGTCGAGTACTCCGGGAAGAAGGACAAACTCGGTGTCGAGTTCTACGAACGCGATCCGACGGAACTCGGCCCCGACGAACTCGAGGCCGCCGGCGAGGCCGTCGACGCCAAAAACGACTTCCTGCTCGAAGCGACGGGTCGTGACGCCAAGTCCCGTCGCGACTCGATGAAGCGGAAAGTCGAGGACGATCCGGACCACGAGTTCTAACCACCGACCTTTTGCTCTGCGTTCGTTTCGCACCGGCGGTAGCGTTGCTACCGCACGGTGCGTGGTCACTCGGCAAAAGGTCGATCAAAAGCACTCCTCCACTCCGTTCCGAGCGCGGTGCGCTCTCCACATCGGTCGTCGGCCCGCTCGCGCCGCATCCGCGGCGCTCGCGGCGAGTACCGTCGGACCAGCCTGCCCTTCCCCGGATCAGAACGACCACCGTGGTTCCGGTGGTCGTTCTTCCCGGCCGGTACCCGGTGTCGATCGAACGCTGTAACTCGCTTCGAAACGGCTATCCGCGCCCCGTCGAATCTCTCGAGTGATGGAGTTGACCGCGTTCCTCTTCGCGACCCTCCTCGCACACGTCGGGTTCGCGATCTTCGTGACCGCCCACGCCGCCTGGACCGATCGCGACGCCGGCAAGTGGCCGTTCGTCACGCTGGCGTTCGGACTGGCCGGTATCGCGGCGTACTTCTTCTACGACGAGACCGAGTCCGGACGGATCTGAGAGCGGCCTCGGGTCGCGGAAAATCGAGACTCGACTCATACGGACTGCTGTAGTCAATTACCGCCGATCGCCGACCCCGTCCTGGTGATCGGCGGTAAATAGTTACAGCAATCCGTATCAGGCCAGGAAGACGTGACGCGGCCGATCGGCGAGGATGTCGCGACCGTAGTCGACCGTCTCGGAGAACTCGTCGCTGCGGAAGAACGCCATCGCGTCTTCGCGGGAGTCCCAGCGACTGGCGATGAACATGTCGTTCTCGTCCTCGCGGTTCGCGAGCAGGTCGGTCTTGCGGTGGCCGTCCATGTCGGCGAGGACGCCGGCGACGTCGCTGAAGGTGTCGACGAAGTCCTCGCGGTGGTCGGGTTCGACGGTGTAGAACATGCCCATCGTCCCCCAGGAATCGTCGCTCGCGGAATCGTCGCCCGCCTGCCGGACGACGTCGGGAAGATCGGCGAGGAACCCGGCGGCCGTGTTCGCGGCGCGATCGGTCTCCCAGAGGCTGACGACGGCGGTTTCCGCATCCTCGTCGCTGCCCTCGCTCGGCTCGTAGACGGCCGTCTTCACGTGCGTGTCGTAGTGGTCGAAGTTCGTCCGCAGCCCCTCGACCTCCTCGAAGAGGTCGTCGGGGTCCGCCGCGGAGTAGAGCACGACGGCGTGGACGTCCTCGCCGTGTGGCTGGCCGGCGTAGACGCCCATCTCCTCGAGTTCCGATCGGACGTCGTCGTCGCTGGCGTCGCCGTGGTCGTGGTGGCCGCCGCCCTCGGACCCACCGTGGGGGTGGCCGCCCGACTCGCCGTGTGGATGCCCGCCGGAATCGCCGTGTGGGTGACCACTGGACGACCCGTGCGGGTGGCCCTGCTCGCTCTCGTCCTGCGGGACCCGATCGCCCGCGAGGTACGCGTCGAGTTGCTCGGGCGGGAACCGCCGTGCGGAGAGGAACCGACCGAACTCCGCGAAGCGGGAACTCGAAGGATCGAACCGCATCTCGTAGAGCAGTTCCTTCACGTCCGTCGGATCGTCGCCGAACAGGGTGATCCCCCACTCGAAGTCGTCGAGGCCGATGCTGCCGGAGATGATCTGGGTGACCCGGCCGGCGTAGTCCTTGCCGATCTCGCCGTGGTTCGAGAGGTAGTCCGCGCGCTCGTCGAAGGGGAGTTCGTACCAGTTGTGGTCGGGTCCGCGACGCTTGCTCATCGGGTAGAAACTCAGGAAGTCGGCGTCGGGAAGCTCGGGTTTGAGCCGGGACTCGATGTACTGGGCGATCCCGGTGTCGGCGGTTTCGCCCTCCTCGAAGTAGTCCTGAGACATGTAGCCCGAGACCTCCGTCACGGAGAGATACGAGTCCGCGCGCTCGGTAAAGTCCGCGAGCGCCGTCCGCTCGAACTGGCGCTCTAGCGCGTCGATGTCGCCGAGCGTCGGTCGCAGGTGCAAGAACAGCAGGTCTGCCTTGTGTCCGAGCACCGAGAACGTCGCCGACTCGCCCTCCGCGGCGTCCACGACGGCCTCACGGGCGGAGAGATAGTCGATCCCCTCCTCGATCGCCCGCGTCCGTTCTCGCTCCGGGGCCGCCCGCCAGGCGTCCCAGTCGATCGACCGGAAGTCGTGCAAGACGTACCAGCCCTCTTCGGTCTGTGGCGGTTGCCGTCGGTCCATAGACGGCGGTTGGAGCGGCGAGGTCAAGAAGGACCGGGTTTCGCCCCGACGGCACGTGAGGCGGGACCCCGCGAGATTCGAGTGCGACAGAAACCATTTACGTCCGACGAGGCAAGGACCTGATTATATGCGGAAAAGTGGGCCGCCGAAAGGAGTCATCGCCTATCTCGTCCTCGAGTTGCTCGAGGAGAAACCACGGTACGGGTACGAGATTCTCAAAGAGATCCGCGATATCAGCGGCGGTCACTGGGAACCATCCTACGGCTCCGTCTACCCGATCCTCTACAAATTCGAGGAGAAAGGATGGGCCGAACGGATCGAACGCGAGGACGAACCCGATCGGAAGTACTTCGAACTCACCGACGCCGGGTACGAGGAACTCGAGGAGCGCCGGGAGAGCGGGGCCGAGAAGGCCCGCGACTTCGCCGACGTCATTCTCGGATTCTTCCACGTCTACGCCGCGTTCTCGACGGACGATCGGTTCGAGATTCCCGACCTCGACGGCGAGTGGCGGTTCGACGAGACGTTCAGCCGGTGGGTCGTCGAACAGGTCGTTCGGCACCACGAACACTACTTCGACGCGGAGTTCGAGCGGATCGAAGACACGCCCGAGGAGTTCTACGAGCGCCACGGGATCGATCCCGACGAGTGACCTAGCCCGCGAGCAGTCCCGGCGCGAACAGCATCGCGAGGAAACTGACGAGCATCGTGAGTCCGACCGAAGTCGTTACGACGCGGACCATCCCGCGGGTCGGCGAGATGGCCGGGAGCCGCGAGACGATCGCCTCCGTGCTGGTCCGGAGGATGTGGCCGCCGTCCAGCGGGAAGGCGGGAATGCAGTTGAAGAAGCCGAGCTGGACGTTGATCCAGCCGGTCCAGAACAGCAGGTTCGCGAGGACGAAGACGGTGCCGTCCCCGAACGCGGCGAGTGCTCCCTGGGCCTCGTAGAAGTTCTCGATCCCGCCCGTGAAGCCGGCGAAGTTGAACGGGAGCCCGCCCGCGATGCCGATGATCGGGAGGAGTAGCGAGAGGCCGATCTTCCCGAGGAAGCTGTCGGTGATCGCGCCGAATCGGCTCTCGCCGTCGCCGCCGAGCATGGCGAGGTACTCGCCGGCGGGGTAGAGCTGGACGCCGAGGTCGCTCACCGTCAGCCCGGAGACGCCGGGGTTCGGGGAGATGCCGAGGAAGCCGTTGTCCGACTGGCCGTGCTCGCCGAGGGTGACGGTCGCCTCCTCGCGCTCGCCGTCGTGGTAGCCGACGACGGTGACGTCCTGGCCGGGATTCGTCTCGTCGAGCGCCGACTGGAGGTCGGCGTAGTTGTGGATCCGCTCGCCGTCGAAGGTCGTGATGACGAACGAGCCCTCCATCGGGCCGATCACCCCCGCGAGCGGTTCGTCCTCGATCACCGTGACCGCGGCCCCGATCGGGACTTCGCGGTCGACCTGTTCGCCGGAGTCGCCCCGCTCGATCGTGAGCGAGACGGTCTCGTCGTCGCCGACGGCGGCGTAGAAGCCGCGTTCGGTCGCGACCGCCTGACCGTCGACGGCGAGGATCGCATCCCCGACGTCGAGTCCCGTCGGACCGCCGTCCATCGCCGCGGTGACGAGCAGCGATCGATCGACGGAGACCGTCTCCTCGCCGTTGAGTTCGACCGAGAGCTGGTCGCCCTCGGCGGCCTCGATCCGGTCCGCGAGGTCGGCGTTCGACTCGACCGGCTGGCCGTCGATCGCCGTGATCCGG includes:
- a CDS encoding DUF7093 family protein, giving the protein MVLRCSLLGHDYGEPEVEREREERGSEVVVTVQEYEECARCGDRHVISENTEVTSLSTGTDADPRPDEPDADAEDAQFIDAEADADPTASDADDDDLDVPTDENGEPVTDDGEILEDDTDDARDDRDRGHGEWPDSDDVGPPIGAENEPEEWPDSEESEPIDDAVVLESDATTDPGDESDPVGVDAEPPDAETIEAEHGGEVAAGAAESGTGIERATAAPAPTESREGPDEDAPTELYCPGCGYVAGTDRSSLRTGDICPECRKGYLSEREQ
- a CDS encoding DUF5611 family protein: MKEYKMRRGEYLEERIPDMEATIEDYFGPITGTEEYKGTELYVIGEPDNPVFEKVVVGAVEYSGKKDKLGVEFYERDPTELGPDELEAAGEAVDAKNDFLLEATGRDAKSRRDSMKRKVEDDPDHEF
- a CDS encoding TIGR00341 family protein; the protein is MRYLEITVPKGKRPAVLEILEDEGIDYVVSDETSGRGYAAVVRFPVPTQAVEPLLDRLKRVGIGDEASVVVIDAETVISEQFATLRDQYAHGSQVGARTSRQVLRTKADELTPPFAIYAVMLLISAVVATSGLLADSPAVVIGAMVIAPLLGPALAANVGIVTGDDRLKATGFSYQAVGVTIVVLASIGLAALARLAGLEPAGVDIVVATELQERVAPNLFSLAVALGAGIAGILSLTRGFSEAIVGVMIAAALIPPSAAVGITVAWGMYGAAIGAGVLVIVNVLSINLAALATLWIAGYRPQGLFEVSPTRTPTYTYAAIFGIGLLVLTAPLASVTLLDFHTTELESAAEDEAETVLAEPEYADRELDDVEVELDGEYPIQSVERIVVTVTGQDPGTDPGLAGRLHEAISPHSDDPLVVEVQYVVSERRGHEADGDGSVRAASDPTSYRAARDSIPSVLVPPIGDV
- a CDS encoding PadR family transcriptional regulator → MRKSGPPKGVIAYLVLELLEEKPRYGYEILKEIRDISGGHWEPSYGSVYPILYKFEEKGWAERIEREDEPDRKYFELTDAGYEELEERRESGAEKARDFADVILGFFHVYAAFSTDDRFEIPDLDGEWRFDETFSRWVVEQVVRHHEHYFDAEFERIEDTPEEFYERHGIDPDE
- a CDS encoding aminomethyltransferase family protein — translated: MSVIESIHTDLGGTFGERDGRTIVDHYGRPERTHRAVRNGAGLLEAAYGVIVVEGDDRVEYVDNVVSNRVPDEDGQGCYALVLDPQGGIEVELYVYNAGERLLLFTPPSEAEDLAEEWSEKVFIQDVDIRVATEDYAIFGIHGPKATEKIASVLNKAGSPDRRYSFVRGTMGDEGVTVIRTDALTGEESYEVICAADDAEAVYDTLLNHGLNAAPFGYRTWDTLCLEAGSPLFHTELEGTIPNVLGLRNALDFEKGCYVGQEVVSRVENRGQPSRRLIGLTIEGETGAESDEAPVPDAGAAVFDGDASIGEVTRADVSPLLEAVVALAIVEYGLERDDLTVRVGGEEVPATVTELPFVEGSDRSDRLPDYQ
- a CDS encoding DUF6432 family protein, yielding MKAKREYRNRAQTEVAVLDALVDRSEEGMGVFELRAAVEVDIDELEEALGTLKADDLIVVESNPDETVIKPDERVVPDAPAEEEPEQSIGEWLRERIPF
- a CDS encoding PDZ domain-containing protein, with amino-acid sequence MEHAVPLFVSPPELFGSELLAWAAIGLAIYWFGIVLLRQMDLLPGFVATQGPILTIHTKRGRAFLTRLARPKRFWRAWANLGIGIALVVMVAMFVFLLSAAVTALTSPQVSSTVQQPRNVLVIPGVNDFLPLSATPGIVVGLLVGLVVHEGGHGLLCRVEDIDIESMGVAMLAILPVGAFVEPDEESSKSASRGGQTRMFAAGVTNNFAITLVAFALLFGPIAGSIAVAPGAAVGGVAPDSPAADAGIEPNDRITAIDGQPVESNADLADRIEAAEGDQLSVELNGEETVSVDRSLLVTAAMDGGPTGLDVGDAILAVDGQAVATERGFYAAVGDDETVSLTIERGDSGEQVDREVPIGAAVTVIEDEPLAGVIGPMEGSFVITTFDGERIHNYADLQSALDETNPGQDVTVVGYHDGEREEATVTLGEHGQSDNGFLGISPNPGVSGLTVSDLGVQLYPAGEYLAMLGGDGESRFGAITDSFLGKIGLSLLLPIIGIAGGLPFNFAGFTGGIENFYEAQGALAAFGDGTVFVLANLLFWTGWINVQLGFFNCIPAFPLDGGHILRTSTEAIVSRLPAISPTRGMVRVVTTSVGLTMLVSFLAMLFAPGLLAG
- a CDS encoding heme-binding protein → MDRRQPPQTEEGWYVLHDFRSIDWDAWRAAPERERTRAIEEGIDYLSAREAVVDAAEGESATFSVLGHKADLLFLHLRPTLGDIDALERQFERTALADFTERADSYLSVTEVSGYMSQDYFEEGETADTGIAQYIESRLKPELPDADFLSFYPMSKRRGPDHNWYELPFDERADYLSNHGEIGKDYAGRVTQIISGSIGLDDFEWGITLFGDDPTDVKELLYEMRFDPSSSRFAEFGRFLSARRFPPEQLDAYLAGDRVPQDESEQGHPHGSSSGHPHGDSGGHPHGESGGHPHGGSEGGGHHDHGDASDDDVRSELEEMGVYAGQPHGEDVHAVVLYSAADPDDLFEEVEGLRTNFDHYDTHVKTAVYEPSEGSDEDAETAVVSLWETDRAANTAAGFLADLPDVVRQAGDDSASDDSWGTMGMFYTVEPDHREDFVDTFSDVAGVLADMDGHRKTDLLANREDENDMFIASRWDSREDAMAFFRSDEFSETVDYGRDILADRPRHVFLA